A genomic region of Scomber japonicus isolate fScoJap1 chromosome 5, fScoJap1.pri, whole genome shotgun sequence contains the following coding sequences:
- the ch25hl1.2 gene encoding cholesterol 25-hydroxylase-like protein 1, member 2, which yields MDIADSSVELWIRYLGNESLLQPLWDSLRFNYKDYLRSPLFPIVLTVSSYFVLCLPFLVCDIIGDRWAWVQQFKIQPSRRPTASTLLHCAGVTLYNHVFLVLPASVAQWLWRPPVDLPDQAPSLLELIAGVIGNLLLFDFQYFIWHLLHHRILWLYVTFHAIHHKYSSPFALATQCLGGWELVTVGFWTTLNPVILRCHLLTTWTFMILHVYVSIEDHCGYNFPWSTSRLIPFGIYGGPSKHDVHHQKPNTNFAPHFSHWDKIFGTHADFSFISVVK from the coding sequence ATGGATATTGCAGATAGCAGCGTAGAGCTTTGGATAAGGTACTTAGGAAACGAGTCTTTGCTGCAGCCTCTGTGGGACAGCCTGAGGTTCAACTACAAAGACTATTTGAGATCTCCACTCTTTCCCATCGTTCTGACCGTGTCCTCATACTTTGTCTTGTGCCTTCCTTTTCTTGTTTGTGACATCATAGGAGACAGGTGGGCATGGGTCCAGCAATTTAAGATCCAACCCAGTCGTCGGCCAACAGCCTCCACATTGCTGCACTGTGCAGGTGTCACCCTGTACAACCATGTGTTTCTTGTACTGCCAGCATCAGTGGCTCAGTGGCTATGGAGGCCACCTGTGGACCTGCCAGACCAGGCTCCATCTCTGCTGGAGCTGATAGCTGGAGTGATCGGCAATCTCCTGCTCTTTGACTTCCAATACTTCATCTGGCACCTGCTCCATCACCGGATTCTCTGGCTGTATGTCACTTTCCATGCCATCCATCATAAATACTCATCCCCCTTTGCTCTGGCTACTCAGTGTCTTGGTGGTTGGGAGCTGGTTACAGTTGGCTTTTGGACCACCCTGAACCCTGTGATCCTGAGATGCCATTTACTCACCACATGGACCTTCATGATATTGCATGTCTACGTTTCCATAGAGGATCACTGCGGCTACAATTTCCCCTGGTCCACATCTCGTCTGATACCATTTGGCATCTATGGAGGGCCCAGCAAACATGATGTGCACCATCAGAAGCCCAACACCAACTTTGCACCACACTTCAGCCACTGGGACAAAATATTTGGCACCCATGCTGACTTCAGTTTTATCAGTGTTGTGAAATAG
- the si:dkey-24l11.2 gene encoding uncharacterized protein si:dkey-24l11.2, with protein MENGEGETTGESKPRPLTQPLCRFFSQGRHCNFGKKCRFLHERDDAKVHEKKADRTARQSDIVPHHSEVPGRDVGHRPPPSNNNSRAAPAAGRRPCRYFLSGHCTMEDRCRFWHPPPFPPVDDQPVSGNPARPVQRMPTVPRPDILKEVKLCDLTEDVAKKLRDTEIKQLKKRFPKDQLIIQERSDGMVTYYRVTVEASDPDWPFDLKEIDIMVSFPDNYPQEIFTLDIPLDQNLPPVMSRHVQQASCEWLQAKHATNQLLGKVELLFRPFLRWLDRSMERLFTEGARQLKKDVDLEKAGLQFIPYQELQATVCERPDDAEEGASDEGEAENTEDERKVEGGQEGPGCDDRQQQDDEEEKVSHAVENIKISDPRRGTEVKLLGLRLGENTATVVARQITVCLQCNRCKVTADLTLTGRTPCTAQCEKCSANINAAFRPCMLHHYSDILGYLDLHNTTPADLVLQDCDLTVGCLSCSQDGPIQNVSYGQTKEFNCEHCHSKLSILAESTRFQYIQPRANKTGSSASAVGYKTIRDPAVQKGKPLPEKGTCKHYKQSHRWLRFPCCGRAYPCDVCHDEDQDHPMELATRMICGHCAKEQPYNNGKPCICCGSMMTRGTRTSHWEGGLGCRSKVKMNKNDRQKYANTNKTISRKAAGDKK; from the exons ATGGAGAATGGTGAAGGAGAGACAACAGGTGAATCAAAGCCAAGGCCTCTAACACAGCCGCTGTGCCGGTTCTTCTCTCAAGGGAGACACTGCAATTTTGGCAAGAAATGCAGATTTCTGCACGAAAGAGATGATGCCAAAGTTCATGAGAAGAAAGCAGACAGGACAGCCCGCCAGTCTGACATTGTGCCACACCACTCAGAGGTCCCTGGTAGAGATGTGGGGCACAGGCCTCCACCCAGTAATAACAACTCCAGGGCTGCCCCAGCAGCTGGCCGCCGTCCCTGCCGTTACTTTCTCTCAGGGCACTGCACCATGGAGGACAGATGTCGCTTCTGGCATCCACCACCTTTTCCTCCAGTAGATGACCAGCCTGTTTCTGGAAATCCTGCAAGACCTGTGCAGAGGATGCCAACAGTGCCCCGCCCCGACATCCTCAAGGAGGTCAAGCTGTGCGACCTGACAGAGGATGTCGCCAAGAAGCTACGAGACACAGAGatcaagcagctgaagaagCGTTTTCCCAAAGACCAGCTCATTATTCAAGAACGGAGCGATGGCATGGTTACTTACTACAGGGTGACTGTAGAGGCCTCTGATCCAGACTGG CCTTTTGATCTGAAAGAAATTGACATCATGGTGAGCTTTCCAGACAATTACCCTCAGGAG ATTTTCACCTTGGACATACCATTAGACCAGAATCTGCCACCAGTGATGTCAAG ACATGTACAGCAAGCATCATGTGAGTGGCTTCAGGCCAAGCATGCAACCAATCAGCTTCTGGGAAAAGTAGAGCTGCTCTTTCGGCCATTTCTTCGATGGCTAGATCGTAGTATGGAGAGACTGTTCACTGAAGGAGCCAGACAG ttaaaAAAAGACGTTGATTTAGAAAAAGCTGGATTGCAGTTCATACCCTATCAGGAGCTCCAggcaacagtgtgtgaaagaCCTGATGATGCAGAAGAGGGTGCCAGTGATGAAGgagaagctgaaaacacagaagACGAGAGGAAAgtggagggaggacaggagggtcCAGGTTGTgatgacagacagcagcaggatgatgaggaggagaaagtcAGTCATGCAGTGGAAAACATTAAGATCAGTGATCCCCGCAGAGGCACAGAGGTGAAGCTGCTGGGACTGAGGCTCGGAGAGAACACCGCTACTGTAGTGGCCAGACAGATCACAGTTTGTCTTCAGTGTAATAG GTGTAAGGTAACTGCAGACCTGACACTGACTGGAAGGACACCATGCACAGCTCAGTGTGAAAAGTGCAGTGCAAACATCAACGCTGCATTCAGGCCCTGCATGCTGCACCATTACAGTGATATTTTGGGATACCTGGACTTGCATAATACAACACCTGCTGACCTTGTGCTTCAAGACTGTGACCTGACTGTGGGATGCCTCAGCTGCTCCCAGGATGGCCCTATCCAG AATGTTTCTTATGGGCAAACAAAGGAGTTTAATTGTGAACACTGCCACAGCAAACTCAGCATCCTGGCTGAGAGCACAAGATTCCAGTATATACAGCCACGTGCCAACAAAACAG gttCTAGTGCCTCTGCTGTTGGTTATAAGACTATAAGAGATCCTGCTGTGCAAAAGGGGAAGCCACTGCCAGAAAAAGGAACATGTAAACATTATAAACAGAGCCATCGCTGGTTAAG GTTCCCCTGCTGCGGTCGGGCATACCCCTGTGATGTGTGCCATGACGAGGACCAGGACCACCCCATGGAACTTGCCACAAGGATGATCTGTGGCCACTGTGCCAAAGAGCAG cCGTATAACAATGGGAAGCCTTGCATCTGTTGTGGAAGCATGATGACGAGAGGCACACGCACCAGCCACTGGGAGGGAGGATTGGGATGCAGAAGCAAAGTCAAAATGAACAA AAATGATCGACAAAAATATGCCAACACCAACAAGACGATTTCAAGGAAGGCAGCTGGTGACAAGAAGTAG
- the ch25hl1.1 gene encoding cholesterol 25-hydroxylase-like protein 1, member 1: MMNISEPPLQLLPSRASDRLLQPLWDYVLFHHLPLISSPFFPVIIAFSSYVFFSAPFTVLDLLGEKVPFLYQYKIQPDRKPTVRMMATSFLTAFYNHIFFVLPTVIISMFILPAPIIPQDAPTLYEVFIDGLAMLLLFDTQYYIWHYIHHKHSQLYRWIHAIHHEYVAPFSWSTEMLSIPELMTVGLWSNQDPILLKCHPLTTWCATVFSIWMSVEDHIGYDLPWTLNHLVPFGLLGGAPAHDMHHQLPSSNFAPFFSHWDRIFGTAVPLKKKAMRRYEDK, encoded by the coding sequence ATGATGAACATCAGTGAGCCCCCTTTGCAGCTTCTGCCCTCCAGGGCCTCGGACCGTCTGCTGCAGCCTCTCTGGGATTATGTGCTTTTTCACCACCTGCCTCTCATTTCGTCTCCTTTTTTCCCAGTCATCATTGCTTTTTCCAGCTATGTATTCTTCAGTGCACCTTTTACTGTACTGGATCTCCTGGGAGAAAAGGTGCCTTTCCTCTATCAGTACAAGATCCAACCGGACAGAAAGCCAACAGTTAGAATGATGGCTACCAGTTTCCTGACAGCATTTTATAACCacattttctttgttcttcCAACTGTAATAATAAGCATGTTCATACTGCCTGCACCAATAATACCACAGGATGCTCCTACTCTGTATGAGGTATTCATTGATGGACTGGCTATGCTTCTCCTCTTTGACACTCAGTACTATATTTGGCATTACATTCATCACAAGCATTCTCAGCTTTACCGATGGATCCATGCAATCCACCATGAATATGTGGCACCCTTCTCTTGGTCTACTGAGATGCTCAGCATCCCAGAACTGATGACTGTGGGACTCTGGAGCAACCAGGACCCGATTCTTTTAAAGTGTCACCCACTGACCACATGGTGCGCCACAGTATTCAGCATCTGGATGTCTGTAGAGGACCACATAGGCTATGACCTACCCTGGACCCTCAATCACCTGGTGCCTTTTGGACTGCTGGGTGGTGCACCAGCTCATGACATGCACCACCAGCTGCCGAGCAGCAACTTTGCACCTTTCTTCAGCCACTGGGACAGAATCTTTGGTACTGCTGTCCCTCTGAAGAAAAAAGCTATGAGAAGATATGAAGACAagtga